The following are encoded together in the Pungitius pungitius chromosome 7, fPunPun2.1, whole genome shotgun sequence genome:
- the cbr4 gene encoding LOW QUALITY PROTEIN: carbonyl reductase family member 4 (The sequence of the model RefSeq protein was modified relative to this genomic sequence to represent the inferred CDS: inserted 1 base in 1 codon): CVSLHVSVCLCVSLRVSAVDHVALSCDVSKEHEVQRSFETIQKTCGDVSYLVNAAGVNRDALLLRTKPEDMVSVLHTNLLGSMLTCRAALRSLLRTSGAAIVNIGSVVGLRXNAGQCVYGASKAGLQGFTLSLAKEVASRGVRVNLLAPGFIRTDMTSGLPEAAARSVPLGRFGEPEEAARAALFLLESPYVTGQVLVVDGGLQLAM, from the exons tgtgtgtctctgcatgtctctgtgtgtctctgcgtgtctctgcgtgtctctgcagTCGACCACGTGGCGCTCAGCTGCGACGTCTCCAAGGAgcacgaggtgcagaggagctTCGAGACCATCCAGAAGACATGCGGAGACGTCTCTTACCTGGTGAACGCCGCTGGCGTCAACAG gGACGCTCTGCTGCTGAGGACCAAACCGGAGGACATGGTGTCCGTGCTGCACACCAACCTGCTGGGCAGCATGCTGACCTGCAGGGCGGCGCTGCGTAGCCTGCTGCGCACCTCGGGGGCCGCCATCGTTAACATAG GCTCCGTCGTGGGCCTCC GGAACGCCGGCCAGTGCGTCTACGGCGCCAGCAAAGCCGGCCTGCAGGGCTTCACGCTCTCTTTGGCGAAGGAAGTTGCGTCGCGTGGCGTCCGAGTCAACCTGCTGGCTCCGG GTTTCATCCGCACCGACATGACCTCCGGGCTGCCGGAGGCGGCGGCCCGCTCCGTCCCGCTGGGACGGTTCGGCGAGCCGGAGGAGGCGGCCCGGGCCGCCCTCTTCCTGCTGGAGTCTCCCTACGTCACGGGACAGGTGCTGGTGGTGGACGGAGGCCTTCAGCTCGCCATGTAG
- the sh3rf1 gene encoding E3 ubiquitin-protein ligase SH3RF1, whose translation MDESVLLDLLECPVCLERLDASAKVLSCQHTFCRRCLQGILGSRGELRCPECRTLVECAVDELPSNILLVRLLDGIKQRPRRAGPGPGVCTNGTLGAVARAHASAGRDQGTPGAQPQRAQAKSTLVRVSMLAVTA comes from the coding sequence ATGGACGAGTCCGTGTTGCTGGATTTGCTCGAGTGCCCCGTTTGCCTGGAGCGCCTGGACGCCTCGGCGAAGGTCCTTTCCTGTCAGCACACCTTCTGCCGCCGCTGTCTGCAGGGCATCTTGGGCTCGCGGGGAGAGCTGCGCTGCCCGGAGTGCCGGACGTTGGTAGAGTGCGCCGTGGACGAGCTCCCCAGCAACATCCTTCTCGTGCGCCTGCTGGACGGCATCAAGCAGAGGCCCCGGAGGGCCGGTCCCGGGCCGGGGGTCTGCACCAATGGCACGTTGGGGGCCGTGGCCAGAGCGCACGCCAGCGCGGGCCGGGACCAGGGCACCCCGGGAGCGCAGCCCCAGCGAGCTCAGGCTAAGAGCACCCTTGTGCGGGTCAGTATGCTCGCTGTAACTGCATAG